The following are encoded together in the Bactrocera neohumeralis isolate Rockhampton chromosome 6, APGP_CSIRO_Bneo_wtdbg2-racon-allhic-juicebox.fasta_v2, whole genome shotgun sequence genome:
- the LOC126763021 gene encoding eukaryotic translation initiation factor 4E1 isoform X2, whose amino-acid sequence MVLSETEKNSTAAEKPTSPQQPTPASGRPDAKEETKEQEEVRTEHLFKHPLQNTWTLWYLENDRSKSWEDMQNEITSFDTVEDFWSLYNHIKPPSDIKLGSDYSLFKKGIRPMWEDAGNKQGGRWVITLNKTSKADLDNLWLDVLLCLIGEAFEHSDEVCGAVVNIRGKNNKISIWTANGNNEEAALEIGNKLREALRLGRQNLHYQLHKDTMVKTGSNVKSVYTL is encoded by the exons AATTCCACTGCTGCGGAAAAGCCAACATCTCCTCAGCAACCAACACCTGCAAGCGGCCGTCCTGATGCCAAAGAGGAAACCAAGGAACAAGAAGAAGTGCGTACAGAGCATCTTTTTAAGCACCCGCTGCAGAATACCTGGACTCTTTGGTACTTGGAGAACGACCGCTCCAAATCATGGGAAGACATGCAAAACGAAATAACCAGCTTTGACACAGTTGAAGACTTCTGGag CCTCTACAACCACATCAAGCCGCCATCTGATATCAAATTGGGCAGTGATTACTCGTTATTCAAGAAAGGAATCAG ACCGATGTGGGAAGATGCTGGCAACAAACAAGGCGGTCGTTGGGTGATTACACTAAATAAGACTTCCAAGGCAGATTTGGATAATTTGTGGCTTGATGTT CTCCTTTGCCTAATTGGTGAAGCGTTTGAGCATTCAGATGAGGTTTGCGGTGCTGTGGTCAACATTCGTGGAAAgaacaataaaattt CTATTTGGACAGCTAATGGCAATAATGAGGAAGCAGCACTAGAAATCGGAAATAAACTGAGAGAAGCCCTGCGTTTGGGTCGTCAAAATTTGCATTATCAGCTGCACAAGGACACAATGGTTAAAACGGGTTCGAATGTCAAATCGGTTTATACTCTCTAA
- the LOC126763020 gene encoding fas-associated death domain protein: MGDTTPQHWSYDLLKNIASQELSTPDYVTELKSMFLNGINSPRRYECIRTMADLIDCLERRDVINEQNVEPLRSLGYKRLDEAIDSYIPPQKEPEGTNQYHYMHLANELSNKLTINGHSTPSQHSNITYDNMRRSASLETASLTTSSTGLNNSNIHPYVLTENKRAAIYKMLSQYLGTHWRMFGRELGLREGMMDEIELQYPRDLTTRVYKLLKLFEEDDCNDPKMHLRMIKDALDRTRRKDLRRKIDDILSY, encoded by the exons atggGTGATACTACACCACAACATTGGTCTTATGATTTACTAAAAAACATTGCGTCGCAAGAACTGTCTACACCAGATTATGTGACAGAACTCAAATCTATGTTTTTAAATGGCATTAATTCCCCACGTCGCTACGAATGCATTAGAACCATGGCAGATTTAATTGACTGTCTTGAACGGCGCGATGTTATCAATGAACAAAATGTAGAGCCGCTTCGCAGCCTAGGATATAAACGACTCGACGAAGCTATTGATAGTTATATTCCTCCACAAAAA GAGCCTGAAGGTACCAATCAATATCACTATATGCATCTAGCCAACGAACTGTCCAATAAACTAACAATTAATGGCCACAGCACACCGTCACAGCACAGCAACATTACCTACGATAATATGCGACGGTCTGCGTCGTTGGAAACTGCATCATTGACAACATCTTCAACTGGATTAAATAATTCCAACATTCATCCATATGTTTTAACTGAGAATAAACGTGCTGCCATTTATAAAATGCTCTCACAATACTTGGGTACTCATTGGCGAATGTTCGGCCGTGAATTGGGATTGCGTGAAGGAATGATGGATGAAATCGAGCTGCAATATCCTCGCGACCTGACTACACGTGTATACAAACTGTTGAAGTTATTTGAAGAGGATGATTGCAATGATCCAAAAATGCATTTACGAATGATAAAAGATGCTTTGGATCGAACTCGCCGGAAAGATTTACGTCGCAAAATTGATGACATCTTGTCGTACTGA
- the LOC126763021 gene encoding eukaryotic translation initiation factor 4E1 isoform X1, which yields MMFQSDFHRKKNFANPNLFNNSTAAEKPTSPQQPTPASGRPDAKEETKEQEEVRTEHLFKHPLQNTWTLWYLENDRSKSWEDMQNEITSFDTVEDFWSLYNHIKPPSDIKLGSDYSLFKKGIRPMWEDAGNKQGGRWVITLNKTSKADLDNLWLDVLLCLIGEAFEHSDEVCGAVVNIRGKNNKISIWTANGNNEEAALEIGNKLREALRLGRQNLHYQLHKDTMVKTGSNVKSVYTL from the exons ATGATGTTTCAGAGCGACTTCCATAGAAAGAAAAATTTCGCTAATCCTAATTTGTTCAAt AATTCCACTGCTGCGGAAAAGCCAACATCTCCTCAGCAACCAACACCTGCAAGCGGCCGTCCTGATGCCAAAGAGGAAACCAAGGAACAAGAAGAAGTGCGTACAGAGCATCTTTTTAAGCACCCGCTGCAGAATACCTGGACTCTTTGGTACTTGGAGAACGACCGCTCCAAATCATGGGAAGACATGCAAAACGAAATAACCAGCTTTGACACAGTTGAAGACTTCTGGag CCTCTACAACCACATCAAGCCGCCATCTGATATCAAATTGGGCAGTGATTACTCGTTATTCAAGAAAGGAATCAG ACCGATGTGGGAAGATGCTGGCAACAAACAAGGCGGTCGTTGGGTGATTACACTAAATAAGACTTCCAAGGCAGATTTGGATAATTTGTGGCTTGATGTT CTCCTTTGCCTAATTGGTGAAGCGTTTGAGCATTCAGATGAGGTTTGCGGTGCTGTGGTCAACATTCGTGGAAAgaacaataaaattt CTATTTGGACAGCTAATGGCAATAATGAGGAAGCAGCACTAGAAATCGGAAATAAACTGAGAGAAGCCCTGCGTTTGGGTCGTCAAAATTTGCATTATCAGCTGCACAAGGACACAATGGTTAAAACGGGTTCGAATGTCAAATCGGTTTATACTCTCTAA